One Companilactobacillus farciminis KCTC 3681 = DSM 20184 genomic window, TCAAATCTGACAAGCAGACAATTTTGAAAGCGGTATATTTTAAGTATAGATAATATAGAATTATCATTTTATGTATTGTCGATTAATTAATTGTTATTCATGATATTTTTTATTTTGTGAAATTTTATGCAATTCAGTTATATCAAGGCTGAGACCGCTTTTTTGAAGTCGAATTTATTGATTAAACAAGTAATTAATCATATGATAAATTCATATATTGGGTTTAAATTTATGTTTTTAAGGAGGTTATTGACCATGCTTGGTGTTGGTTTAAGTATTGTCTCTTTGGCACGTTTCCAATTTGCAATGACGACCGTCTTCCATTTCTTCTTTGTTCCGTTTTCAATCGGAATGGGATTTCTAGTCGCTATCATGGAAACTATTTATGCCGTTAAAAAAGACAAAGTTTACCTAGATATGGCTAAATTCTGGGGAAAAATTTTCCTTTTGAGTTTTGCTGTCGGTATTGTTACAGGTATTATTCAAGAATTCCAATTCGGTATGAATTGGTCTGAATACTCACGTTTCATGGGTGATGTGTTCGGTGCTCCACTTGCTATTGAAGCTTTATTAGCATTCTTCATCGAATCCGTCTTTATCGGTATTTGGATGTTCACTTGGGATCGTTTCAAACCTGGTGTTCATGCCTTTATGATTTGGATGACTTCAATTGGTACAATGCTTTCCGCTATTTGGATTTTAGCTGCCAATAGTTTCATGCAACATCCCACAGGTTTCAAGATCAACAATACGACCGGAAGAATCCAATTGACTGACTTTGGTGCTGTCGTTGCCAATCCTCAATTATGGAAAGTCTTCCCACACGTTATCCTTGCTGCCTTTATGACAGCTGGAGTTGTTATTGCTGGTATGAGTGCTTGGGGACTATTACGTAAAAAGAAAGACGAAAATCACTTCTTCAAGACATCACTACGTTTTGGACTTTGGGCAAGTTTGATTTTCGCTATTGCTTCAGCTGGTGCCGGAGATTTGCAGACTCAACAAATTATCAAAGATCAACCAATGAAATTTGCTGCAACCGAAGGTATTTATGAAGATACCAAAGACCCTGCTCCTTGGACTGTCGTCGAATTGATCGATGCTAAGGACCACAAGGCTAGTGGCAAAATTGAAGTTCCTGGTGTCTTGAGTATTTTGGCCTACCACAAATTAAGTGGTTCTGTAAAGGGTATGAATACGATCGACAAAGAACTTCATGCTAAGTACGACAAGAAATTCGGAAAAGATATGAATTACTACGTTCCACCTAAGACTTTATTCTGGAGTTTCAGAGTGATGACCGGAATTGATGCTTTAGTTATGTTGATTGCTCTAGTCGGTTTGATCTTCTCCAGAAAGAAGAAGGATACGATTGAAAGTCACAAGTGGATGCTAGTTGTTTTAGGCATCAGTATTTGGCTTCCATTTATCGGTAATTCTGCCGGTTGGTTCATTACTGAATTTGGTCGTTATCCTTGGATCGTTTACGGACTATTCACGATTGCTCAAGCTGTATCACCTACTTCAACCGTTGCTAGTCTATTATTCAGTAACATCGTTTACTTCTTGCTCTTTACTCTATTGGGTGGCGTTATGGTTTGGTACTGCAGACAAACACTTCATCACGGTCCATACTTTGAAGAAGCTGACTCCAAACAAAACGTCGATCCATTTGCAAAGGAGGCCTTCGGACAATGACACTCAGTACACTGTGGTTTATTTTAATTGGACTTCTATTTGCCATCTTCCTATTTCTTGAAGGTTTCGACTTTGGCGTTGGAATGGCAACAAGATTCCTTGCTAAAGATGACGTAGAAAGAACTGCAATCATGTCGACTATCGGACCCCACTGGGACGGTAACGAAACTTGGCTTGTTACAGCTGGTGGTGCAATGTTTGCTTCCTTACCAATGTGGTACGCATCGTTGTTCTCCGGTTATTACATTTTGTTCTTGTTAGTTTTGGTTGGTTTGATTCTTCGTGGGGTTTCCTTTGAATTCCACAAGCACGCTGAAACTAAAACAGGTAAGAATCTTTGGATGTGGGCATTTTTTGCCGGTAGTATCATCCCACCATTCTTCCTCTGTATGATTCTTTTGAGCATGGTTCAAGGTATCCCAATGGATGCTTCAGGTAATGCTTTCCCAACTTTCTTTGATGTCGTTAACTTATTATCAATCGTCGGAGGAGTTGCCGGAGTATTGCTTTCACTAGTTCACGGCTTGAACTTCATTCGTCTAAGAATTGAAGGACCATTGCGTGATCGTGCTCGCAAATTAAATCAAATTCTTTATCCAATTTTGTTCCTCGGTGAAGTGGTCTTTGCAGTTTTAGTTTTCTTGCAAACTGACTTCTTTACTAAGAGATTCTTCTCATCTCTCATCATTACTCTGTTAATTGTTTTGTTCTCCTTATTAGGTTACTATGGAGTCCTAAAGAACAGAGAGGGATGGAGCTTTGCTGGTAGTGGTTTAGCACTAAGTATGGTCATCGTTTTATTGTTCAACGGCCTATTCCCACGTGTCATGATTGCTACTAACCCAGCACATAGTATCTTGATCAAAGACGCTGCCAATTCACCATATACTTTGACGATTATGACGATTGTCGCATGTATCTTGGTACCAATTGTAGCTATCTACTTCATTTGGTCATACTCTCTATTCACAAAGAGAATAAATCCAAGAGAGAATACGGTGAAATACTAATGATAGATAAGCGATTATTTCGCTTACCTGGAACAAAAAAACTTCTTCTAATGCTTGCAGGATTAACTCTCTTGCAAGCATTTGTTGTTTTATTCCAAGGTAAGTATTTAGCAGAAGCACTCGTAAATTCGTGGGAACAAAAACCACTGCAAACCATCATCGATCCGATGGTCTTATTTGCGGCGTCTTTCGTCTTGCGACATTTATTCAATTTAATTAATACTAAAATCGTCGAAAAATTTGCCAGCAAGACGTCCGAAGATATCAGAGGACGTTTGCTCGACAAAGTTTACAATGCTGGTCCGGAGATGATTTCTGAGGAAGGAACCGGTAACTTAGTTACTTCTTCTCTAGATGGTATCGACTTGGTCGAAAATTACTTCAAATTGATTTTTACTAAATTGATGAACATGTCGATCATTCCACCAGTTTTGTTGATTTATATTTATATGCAAAATATTGCTTCCGGAATAACTTTGACCATCATCGTGCCACTAGTTATTTTATTTATGATCATCTTAGGTCTTGCTGCTCAAGCCAAAGCAGATGCTCAATACAAGCAATATACGATTCTTTCCAATCACTTCTTAGATGCCTTGCGAGGTTTACCAACGTTAAAAATGTTGGGGCTAAGTAAACGCTATGCTAAAAATATCTATACGGTCAGTGATGAGTACCGTAGAAGAACGATGAATACGCTCAGAATTGCCATCTTATCGACTTTTGCTCTCGATTGGTTAACTACCTTAGGAATCGCTATTTTGGCCGTCTTCCTAGGTTTAGGGCTCATTAACAACAGTTTTCCACTCTTCCCTGCTTTAGTCACTTTGATTTTGGCTCCAGAATATTTCTTACCTTTGCGAGATTTCTCTAACGATTATCACGCTACTCTAAACGGTAAAAACGCCTTGAATTCTATTTTTGAAATTTTGGAACGTCCAGACACCAAAGAATCTGATCAATTAAAAGATTTCACTTGGGATAAAGACTCTACCGTTACAATCAATAACCTACAATTCACTTACCAAGGTGTTGGTAACGATGCGGTCAGTCTCGATATCGATAAATTAAGATTAAATGGTTACCAAAAAATCGGTGTCATCGGTAAATCCGGTTCTGGTAAAACGACTCTGATCAGAACCATTGGTGGCTTCCTAGTTCCTAATCAAGCTGACATTCAAATCAACCACCAAAAGGTTCCTAATTTTAAGCAAGAAAATTGGCAAAAGAAGCTTACGTTCTTACCCCAATCACCTTATTTATTCGCCGGTTCAATTGCCGAAAACATTGCCTTTTATCGTCCTAAAGCTTCATTAGATGAAATTAAACATGCGGCCGACCAAGCTGGTTTGCAAGA contains:
- a CDS encoding cytochrome ubiquinol oxidase subunit I, whose amino-acid sequence is MLGVGLSIVSLARFQFAMTTVFHFFFVPFSIGMGFLVAIMETIYAVKKDKVYLDMAKFWGKIFLLSFAVGIVTGIIQEFQFGMNWSEYSRFMGDVFGAPLAIEALLAFFIESVFIGIWMFTWDRFKPGVHAFMIWMTSIGTMLSAIWILAANSFMQHPTGFKINNTTGRIQLTDFGAVVANPQLWKVFPHVILAAFMTAGVVIAGMSAWGLLRKKKDENHFFKTSLRFGLWASLIFAIASAGAGDLQTQQIIKDQPMKFAATEGIYEDTKDPAPWTVVELIDAKDHKASGKIEVPGVLSILAYHKLSGSVKGMNTIDKELHAKYDKKFGKDMNYYVPPKTLFWSFRVMTGIDALVMLIALVGLIFSRKKKDTIESHKWMLVVLGISIWLPFIGNSAGWFITEFGRYPWIVYGLFTIAQAVSPTSTVASLLFSNIVYFLLFTLLGGVMVWYCRQTLHHGPYFEEADSKQNVDPFAKEAFGQ
- the cydB gene encoding cytochrome d ubiquinol oxidase subunit II; amino-acid sequence: MTLSTLWFILIGLLFAIFLFLEGFDFGVGMATRFLAKDDVERTAIMSTIGPHWDGNETWLVTAGGAMFASLPMWYASLFSGYYILFLLVLVGLILRGVSFEFHKHAETKTGKNLWMWAFFAGSIIPPFFLCMILLSMVQGIPMDASGNAFPTFFDVVNLLSIVGGVAGVLLSLVHGLNFIRLRIEGPLRDRARKLNQILYPILFLGEVVFAVLVFLQTDFFTKRFFSSLIITLLIVLFSLLGYYGVLKNREGWSFAGSGLALSMVIVLLFNGLFPRVMIATNPAHSILIKDAANSPYTLTIMTIVACILVPIVAIYFIWSYSLFTKRINPRENTVKY
- the cydD gene encoding thiol reductant ABC exporter subunit CydD: MIDKRLFRLPGTKKLLLMLAGLTLLQAFVVLFQGKYLAEALVNSWEQKPLQTIIDPMVLFAASFVLRHLFNLINTKIVEKFASKTSEDIRGRLLDKVYNAGPEMISEEGTGNLVTSSLDGIDLVENYFKLIFTKLMNMSIIPPVLLIYIYMQNIASGITLTIIVPLVILFMIILGLAAQAKADAQYKQYTILSNHFLDALRGLPTLKMLGLSKRYAKNIYTVSDEYRRRTMNTLRIAILSTFALDWLTTLGIAILAVFLGLGLINNSFPLFPALVTLILAPEYFLPLRDFSNDYHATLNGKNALNSIFEILERPDTKESDQLKDFTWDKDSTVTINNLQFTYQGVGNDAVSLDIDKLRLNGYQKIGVIGKSGSGKTTLIRTIGGFLVPNQADIQINHQKVPNFKQENWQKKLTFLPQSPYLFAGSIAENIAFYRPKASLDEIKHAADQAGLQEFIDTLTDGYQTKIGEGGRGISGGQQQRIMLARAFLADDRHVLIFDEPTAHLDIETEYALKKPMEKLFQNHLVIFATHRLHWIKEMDYVIVMDNGTIVEQGTPEQLHSHNGAFTKLIKNMRGDQL